One segment of Triticum aestivum cultivar Chinese Spring chromosome 2A, IWGSC CS RefSeq v2.1, whole genome shotgun sequence DNA contains the following:
- the LOC123186674 gene encoding uncharacterized protein — MYPDQPTAHFKVACVGFREDFWYHVNFSACQTEHSDEHNFFAELRYDRCSRNLIVETCTILEEPLDYFRSSCALCQVESKILHPNDVELGCGKDGHEKEIFRERCSWNGQKQEFFTRSDMLKTPFLLGGDGLRYRLD; from the exons ATGTATCCTGATCAGCCGACCGCACATTTCAAGGTCGCCTGCGTTGGTTTTAGGGAAGACTTCTGGTACCACGTCAACTTCTCAGCTTGCCAGACAGAGCACAGCGATGAGCACAACTTCTTTGCTGAGCTACGCTATGACCGGTGCTCTCGCAATCTTATCGTCGAGACATGCACCATCTTAG AAGAGCCGTTGGACTACTTCAGAAGCAGCTGTGCATTGTGTCAAGTTGAATCCAAGATTTTACATCCAAATGATGTGGAACTCGGATGCGGAAAAGATGGGCACGAAAAGGAAATTTTCCGCGAGAGGTGTTCATGGAATGGGCAAAAACAGGAATTCTTCACCCGGAGCGACATGCTGAAGACACCCTTCTTGTTAGGAGGAGACGGGCTTCGGTATAGGCTAGATTGA